The genomic segment CATCACGGTCGCTTCGTCGCCGACGGCGCTGATGCGGCCGTCGCGGATGGCCACGGCCTCAGCCGTTCCGAAGGCCTTGTCGATCGTGTAAATCTTGCCGTTGCGCAGGATCGTGTCGGCGTTTTGCGCCTGCGCGGTGAGAGTGGCGAAGGCGAGCGCGCATACGCCGATGCTCAGATGAGCCATGAAGCGGATCATGTGGTTTGACCTTTGCGATCAGGCGATCGAGGCGGTGGCGGCGATGAGGCGCGGCGGCTCTCCGCTTGCGGCTGCGAGCCTGCCAGTGACCTCGATCAGGCGCGTCATCACGGCCTCGGCGGGCGCATCGGCCTCGATGCTGATGTTGGCGCCGGCATCGTGGATCATGCCGCAGAGTTGGCAGGGCGCGGCTGGGCCTTCGTAGAGATCGAAACGGCCGTCCGTCGTCACCGGCGCATAATAGCCCCGCAGGGTGACGTGCTCGCCATTGGCGGCGAGGGCGTGCGCACTCGCATTGCCTTGGGCGTCGACGAGGTCACCGATCTTGAGGCTGTTCTGATCGGCGGCGCGGACCGGGCGCGCCAACAGCGGCAGTGCCGCTAAGGCGAGGAGGAGATGGCGACGGTCGACCGAGGGGGTGATGGCGTCACAACGGAATGCGGAGTGACCAACGGACTGTTTCATGGCGTTCTCTCCTCGCTATTGAGCGAAGTAGAGCCCCAGGCGACGGGTCCGTCAATGGTCAAGGTCGACTCAGGGGCGGGTTGAAAATGTTTGCAGATGCGAACATGATTTCCCTCGACGTGGCGAAGGTGGGGCTTCAGCGATGGCAGTAATCCGGAATGCGCTTCTGGCGCTGGTGGGGATGATGCTCCTGGCAATGCCAGTGGCGGCGGAAATTCGGATTGCTATGGGTTCTGTCCTGGTGATGAATCCAGGTGATACCGCGCCGGGCCAAGTCGCCAGTTTCGAGAATGCGCTGCGGTCCGCGATCGCCGCAGCCGTGGAGAAGGCGCAGGGGAGCGGACGCTGTGACGTCAAGGCCGTCGATGTCAGCGAGCAGGCGATCAAAGGACGCCAGACAGAGGAAATGCTGCAGAGAAAAGGCTATTCGCAGAAGAATGGACTTTCGGACAGCAAGGTCGTCGTATCCGACGCGGTGAATGGCGCTGCCGGTTTCGATAACGATGGCGGTCTCGACTATGTACTCGAAGTCACCAATCTTGTGACCAACAAGACGGTCGCGTGGCTCGAGGGCAACGTCAAGAACAGCCGTCTCATTGAAACCGCGGACAAGATCGCGGCCGATCTCGTCGATCAGATGTGCAAGAAGAAGGTCTATCACTACACCGTGCAGGCCCACGATCTAGTGATCGATCATATGATCTGTGATCTGACCAAGCCTTTCACTCTGAGTCCGAAGGGCAAGATGTCGGGCCTGCGTTACACGTTCACGCCGTCGGGGGAGAACGGCGGCGGTTACTCGCTTGGGGGCTCGGCGGGTGGCGTGCCCTGGTCGGGGGGCGGCACCTATACGCAGGCGGTATCCGATACGGGCGGTACACTCACCATGAATGGAACGTGGAAAGTCTCGTCGCCGGTTGGCGGCTTCAGCCGCAATGCTTCGATCCCAGGCCGCTTGGAGGCCGTAACCTCGACCCAATGCGCGAGCGTGGACTGACGACAGGACAGGCGCGCGTCAATCGCGCTCTAGGAAAATCGCGTTTCGATAGAAACGTTCCGCACGAGCCCTTGCGCCGCTTCGACACTCATCCATTCGAACTCAGGCAATTGGTGGCGGAACCAGGTGAACTGGCGTTTGGCATAATGGCGCGTGTCGAGCTTGCCTTTGGCGATCGCGTCTTCGCGGGTCATCGTACCATTGAGAGAGGCAATGAGACCCGGCACGCCATGGGCGCGCATGGCGGGCAAAGCTGGATCCAGCGCGCGGGCCGCCAGCGCTTCGACCTCGTCGAGCGCCCCCGCCGCCATCATCGTATCGAAGCGACGGTCGATGCGGTCGAAGAGTTCGGTGCGTTCGGGCGCCAGGAAGAGGCAGCGACATTGGGTGGCGTCGAGCAATGGCGCGGCGCGTTTCTCCTGAAAACTCTTCAGAGGCTGGCCGGTCGCCTCGAACACTTCGAGCGCGCGCAGGATGCGTTGCGGATCGCTCGGGCGCAGGCCCGCCGCTGTCAGCGGATCGAGGGCTTTGAGGCGCTCGTGCAAGACGGCCGGCGGCAGACCCTCGGCTTGCGCCCGCACGCGGGCGCGCACCTCGTCGGGCACTTTCGGGATGTCCGAGAGCCCGCGCAGCAGCGCCTTGAAATACAGGCCGGTGCCGCCGCACAGGATCGGCAGGCGACCTTCTGCGCGCACTGCCTCAAGGGCTGCAACCGCGTCGGCGATCCAGAAGCCGGTTGAATAATTGGTGGCGGCATCGACATGGCCGAACAGGCGGTGGGGGAGGGCTGCTTCCTCCTCGACCGTCGGGCGGGCGGTGATGATGCGCAGATCCCGGTAAACCTGCATGGAATCGGCGTTAATGACCGTCCCGCCCAGGCGTTGGCCGAGCGAAATCGCCAGGGCGGACTTGCCGCTTGCCGTCGGGCCTGCGATGAGAACAGCCGAAACCAAATCTTTGCTCCGTAGCGGCCTAGGCACCTGCGTCCTGCCGCCTCTCTGATGGATGCCCTGTGGAACCCTATATCGCAACCCTGATCGCCAAACCCGGTAGCAAGGCCCTCAGCGCCGACATCGTGCGCAAGGCCGCCCGCATCGTGCCGCATGGCACCGTCGCGGCCTGGCTCGCGCCCGACGAGGCTGTGGATATCACCTTCGACCTGGGCGGCACCCGCATCGAGCCGAATTCCGATATCGAGCACGAACTGATCTCGTCCTATGCCGAGGATATCGCGCATGAGGTCAAGGCGCTGCCGGTTGACGTGGTGTGCCAGCGCAATGGTCATCGGCGCAAGAAATTGTTCCTGGCCGATATGGATTCGACCATGATCGGCCAGGAATGTATCGACGAACTCGCGGCGTTCGTTGGCATGAAAGAGCATGTGGCGGCGATCACCGAGCGCGCCATGCGCGGCGAGATCGATTTCGAGCCGGCTTTGCGTGAGCGTGTCGCCCTGCTCAAGGGGCTTTCCGCCAACGTGGTCGACAAGGTCATCGCCGAGCGCATTACTTTGACGCCCGGCGGGCGCGAATTGGTGATGACCATGCGCGCCAACGGCGCCTATACGGCGCTGGTCTCCGGTGGCTTCACTTTGTTCACCGGTCGCATCGGCAAGATGATCGGCTTCCATGAAGACAGGTCGAACGAGCTGATCGTTGAGGATGGCAAACTGGCCGGTCTGGTGCGTGAGCCGATCCTCGGGCGGGAGGCGAAACTGGCCTCGCTGATCGAACTGCGCGACGCACGCGCGATCGCGCGCGAAGACACTCTGGCGGTGGGCGACGGCGCCAACGATCTGGCCATGCTCGGCGAGGCGGGGTTGGGCGTTGCCTTCCATGCCAAGCCGGCGGTGGCGGAAGCCGCCCATGCACGCATCGACCATGGCGATCTGACGGCGCTGCTCTTCATGCAGGGCTATCGCCGCGATGAGTTTGTCTCCGGCGCCGTGCAATAAAAATGGCAATAAAAAATCGCCCCGCGTGAGGGTCACGCGGGGCGATAAATTTAAGTCAGATGCGGTGGAAGCTTATTCCACCGGCAGGGCGACGAAGCGCACTTCGCCTTGGGAATTGGCGACGAGGAACAGCGCCGATTTACGCCCCTGTTCCTTGGCTGCCTTCATCTTGGTGGCGATGTCGGTGGGCAGATTGACGGCTTCCTGGTTGATTTCCACGATCGTATCGCCGGCCTGGATGCGCTTGTCAGCGGCCGGGGAGTTAGGATCGACATTGGTCACCACGACCCCTTTGATGCCTTCCTTGATCGAGAACTTCGTCCGGTTGGCGTCGTTGAGGTTGGAGAACTCCATGCCGAGCGCCTTCTGCGTGGTCGTGCGCGGCTCGGGTACGGTGTCGTTGCGGCCGGGATTGAGCGCGGCCTGACGTTCGCCATCTTCGAGGCGACCGAGCTTGACCTTCAAGGTCTGCTCCTTGCCGCCACGCACGATCAAGACATCGACATCCTTACCAACCGCGGTGCCGGCAACAATGCGCGGCAGGTCGGCCGAGGTCTTCACTTCGGTGCCGTCGAACTTAACGATCACGTCGCCGGCCTTGATGCCGGCTGGTTTCGCCGGGCCTTTGTCATCGACGCCGGCGACGAGGGCGCCACGCGCCTTGCCGAGGCCAAGGCTGTCAGCGACATCATCATCGACGGACTGGATCTTGACGCCGAGCCAGCCGCGGCGGGTCTCGCCGAATTTCTGCAATTGCTCGACCAGCGGCGCGAGAATGTTGGAGGGCGAGGCGAAGCCGATGCCGACCGAACCGCCCGACGGCGACAGGA from the Beijerinckia sp. 28-YEA-48 genome contains:
- the miaA gene encoding tRNA (adenosine(37)-N6)-dimethylallyltransferase MiaA, which codes for MVSAVLIAGPTASGKSALAISLGQRLGGTVINADSMQVYRDLRIITARPTVEEEAALPHRLFGHVDAATNYSTGFWIADAVAALEAVRAEGRLPILCGGTGLYFKALLRGLSDIPKVPDEVRARVRAQAEGLPPAVLHERLKALDPLTAAGLRPSDPQRILRALEVFEATGQPLKSFQEKRAAPLLDATQCRCLFLAPERTELFDRIDRRFDTMMAAGALDEVEALAARALDPALPAMRAHGVPGLIASLNGTMTREDAIAKGKLDTRHYAKRQFTWFRHQLPEFEWMSVEAAQGLVRNVSIETRFS
- the serB gene encoding phosphoserine phosphatase SerB; amino-acid sequence: MEPYIATLIAKPGSKALSADIVRKAARIVPHGTVAAWLAPDEAVDITFDLGGTRIEPNSDIEHELISSYAEDIAHEVKALPVDVVCQRNGHRRKKLFLADMDSTMIGQECIDELAAFVGMKEHVAAITERAMRGEIDFEPALRERVALLKGLSANVVDKVIAERITLTPGGRELVMTMRANGAYTALVSGGFTLFTGRIGKMIGFHEDRSNELIVEDGKLAGLVREPILGREAKLASLIELRDARAIAREDTLAVGDGANDLAMLGEAGLGVAFHAKPAVAEAAHARIDHGDLTALLFMQGYRRDEFVSGAVQ